TTATTTCCTCCCGTTAAATAATAGATAACTATTAAAAATAGACAATACTTGCTCATAAGTAATGGTACTTAAATTGTTTACTTTGGCGTGTTTCATTGCTTGATGAAACTGATTTTTAGTAAACAGTTGACGATATTCTCGATTGACCCATTTTGAAACAAAGTACGTATATAGCTTCCAATATTTATCTGGAACATCTGTGGTATGGCGGGTAAGTTTTATTAAGACACTGTTTACTTTTGGTTTAGGATGAAAGCATTCCGCTGGCAGCTTAAGCAATTGCTGAATCGAGACTTGAGTGTGCAAGAGCAACCCTAGTGTTCGGTGAATATCCAAGGTACGCTTGTAGAATCCTTCTTCAACAATCAGATAGATGTCAGACGCACGGCTTTCAAAAACCACTTTTTTAATAATTTGTGTGCTTAAATGGTAAGGAATATTCCCAACAATTTTATACCTCTGTTTGTTAGGGAATTGAAACTGTAGAATATCTTGGTGAATTAAAGTGACACGAGTATTCAGTTTTAATTTTTCTGACGATAAGTTGAATAGATGACTGTCTAATTCAATAGACGTTACCTGTTTACTTATTTTAGCCAGTTTCGTCGTTAAATGCCCTTTACCTGTTCCAATTTCGTAAACGGTATCGGTTTCTTTTAAATTCAATTGTTTTATTATTTGGTTGAGTACTTTTTCACTCGTTAAAAAGTTTTGAGAATATTTTATATTTTTGTTCATGTAATCTCTCCTGAAGTGATTACATCTATAAACAAATACAGAAGTTAAACGATTTGTTTGTAATTTTAGTTATCTGTTTAAAAAGTCATAAGATTAGTCACTGGTAGGAATTAATCTAACGTATTTATTTATCTGCGTAATCACTGTTTTTAGTCTGTTTCAAAACAGTAGATGTTTTATCTACATTACGCATTTGGAATACCAACATGACGAATCCCTCCTTCTTAATTACAAATTTTTAGCATCTAATTTAACTTCAATTCCTATTATACAAAATTTTAAGATACCAATCGAGCCATTCAAGCGTTTCTTCCGAAAGACCATCCGCATCTACCATCCGATCACCAAATCGGACTTGATTTCCAGTTCCTTCTCTTTGCTCAAAAACAATCCATTTTTCGTTCATAAAAATCTCTATGGTATTGTCGGCTCCGTATTGATATTCAAAGCCCGTCCCGAAATTGGATTGGTTATCTTTTGTCGGTATCTCAGAACCGTCAACCGTCGAAGTAATTTCCCCATCCATTACTCCACAACGGGCACTTACGGTACTCTCTTTCCCCGTATCGTAGTAGAGTTTACCATCCACCATCACCATAGGAATTTTGTCCCATTCAAGTGGCAGCTCGGAGGAATGCTTCGTTACTAATTCATCAAATACAGATAGTTCTATGTTGTCCTTAGATGTTTTCCAAAAATATCCGTCTTTCTCAATAGTTCCATCATTCATTATTACAACAGTGTCTATCTGTTTCCCTTCTGTATCATACCACCTTACTGAATAACTCCACCCTGTACTGTCGTTACTTTTCTCACCTTTTTCAAATTCTAATGACAGTATATCAGCAATTTGCGAAATTACTTCTTCTTCGGTGACCTCTACCGTTTCTCCCGTATTTCCTGATTGTATTTCTATTTTTCCAACTTCTCTATCTTCGAGAGTAATGATACTATCACTGTTGTTACACCCACTTAATACAAAAGACGCCACTAATACCAAACATAAAATAAGAGCAATTTTCTTCATTGTATCACACCGCCTTTCCTACTTGTAGTGACGAAAAAAATGTCCTTTTGTTTCCTATCTACCACCAAAAATTTTTGAAAACCAGCTTTTTTTCTGTTCCGGCTCCTGCTGATCCGCTCCACTCTCCCCGGAAAGAAGCTGTTGCTTCATTGTTCCCGCGTGGAGTGCCTGGGCCGCTGCCGCTGTCTGCTGGGCGGCTACCAGGGCCTCAGTCAGCTTTGCAATCTGCCGGTCTTTTACTTCAAGCTGCCCTTGCAGCGTGTCGATAGTTGCCTGTAAAACGCAAACTAAATCGCCAACTTCGTGGTTTTCGGTTTGCGTTTTAGTTTGCGATTGGTTTTCGATTTCGGTTTGCGATTTTTCAGAAAAAGCCTGTTTTATCAAGGCTTCCTGGTGTTCATCAATCGCAAACTGGTTTCCGTTTTTTCGTAAACCTGATCGCAAACCCAGGTTTGCGATTTGCTTATTTACTGCTGTCTTTGATACCCCTATCTCGTCCGCTATCTGCCGGATTGTTTTCATACCTTCACGAACAGGCCCACAGGACACACGCCCTCAAACCCAGGCGTAGATATGTACCAGCAGCCGGGGCCTGTTGGCTCCCAGGCTACTTCAAGGGTAATCTCGTGCCAGCCATCAGGAAACAAGGCGGTAAAACCCTGCCCTGCGTGTATGCCGTCCCCTTCCAGGAGCAGCCGAGGGTGCGGATCATCGTCTGCCAGATCGGGGAGCTGCAACTGCGCGATCCTCTCTTTATCCCAGCTCATAGACCTTTCCTCCTTCCCCTAAAATAAATCGCTATGCGATCCCGTCCGGGTGAGATATAAAATCAGCTCGTCCCCGTCCACTTCGTAGATCAGCAACCAATCCGGCGTAATGTGGCACTCACGACACCCCGCATAGTCCCCGGAAAGTTGGTGATCCCTGTTTTTCTCCGGCAACGGCTCCCCCGCAGCCAGTTTTTTAATAATATCGGTCAGCAAAGGAATATCAAAGCCGCGCTTTTTCACGCGCTTCAAATCCTTCTGAAACTTTGTGGTTGGTCTTATGTTATACATCGGCAAGCAGCTCCTCCATCATCTGATCGACATTGGAATAGGTCTTGCCAAGGCTCGGATCGGCCTTCATTCTCTTTACTTCCTTGATTGCTTCGACGGTTTCAGCGTTCGGTACATCACCGCTGATTTCAAAGGGTATTCTATACTCCCTCACAGCCTTACGCGCAAAAACATTGAACGCCGTTGTCATCGTCATTCCCATATCAGCACAGAACGCCTCAAACTGCCGCTTCAAGTCTGCGTCCATACGAATGTTAATATTTGTATTTGCCATAGGTAGCAACTCCTTTCACTCTTATTATATCCATTGTATAACTTTTTATTTACAATGTCAATATATATTCCTGGCCGTTTACCCAAGCACTGGCCCTTAAACTTCTACCCTGGTATGTTCGCATTTAGAGGGCAAAAAAGCCTTGATTTATGCGGCTTTCTGGGCGCAGTAGAGAGGGGGCCGGTATTTTACCCTCGGAGGGCTGAAAACGGCTTCTAAAGCGTAACAGGGGCCTTTCTGGGCCTTATTCCTGGCCCCCATCGTGTAGCGCGTCCAGGAGCCAATCGCTCAACTCCTGGGAAGGGGACACCCGCACCGTTATATGCCCATTTTCAAAGCGCACCGCTGGCGGCGGGCAATCCCACCACTTACGGACGGTTTTCGGATCAAGGCCAGTTTCCCGGTGACAGTCGGCCTTGCGTCCCTCCGGGTGCTGCTGCCGCCATTCATAAACCCGCGCCTGGGCCGTTCCGCTGCCTTTTGGCCGCCCATTCCCTTCTCTCCAATTCGTACCATTGGCCTTATCGTTAATCTCCTGGATTGCTCTCGCGCCCTGCAAATGTACTGGCTGTTTGCGCCAGTTCCGCTTATTGACAGGCATAGTCAGGCCGGAGAGCTTCGCTATATCGTCCCTGGGGAATGTCACATAGTCCTCGTTGAACATCTCAAGGGCGCACACCACATCATCTTTTGTAAAGCGGTTTATATCCTCCACGCTCATATCATCGTAGGGCCGAAGCAACGCGAAAGCGTCCCGGCGCAGCTCGTCCTCGTCTATCCCGCATTTCTTCGCATAAATCGCCAGCGTCATAATGCCATAGAAACGATGGCCCACCCGGATTTCATCGGCGATCCGGTGCAGCCACCAGTCGTAAAGGTCACGCTTGACCGTCCAGCGGCCCCGCCGCTCCTTCTTGATGATCCGCCGCTCATACCAATCCGGGTACTTCTCTTTCGCCTCGGCCAGCGACAGTCGGCTCTTTCTCATAAGCCCCTCAAGCCGCTGCTGTTCCCCGTTGCTGTCCGGGATATAATCAAGCAGCCGCGCCAGCTCCACCGGCCCGCCGAGCCGGAACGCCCTCACAGGGTACTCACGCCCCAGCTTCGAGCCAGAGCCGACCACCCGAAAGCCCTGCAAAATCCCCTGCATTTGCGGCTCCTTGATGGTGGAGGTAAACTTATTCCAAATCTGCCGGGTGAGGGAATATTTCAGCTCTTTCAAGCATTTCTGGTTGTACGGGTACATAGGCACCGGCTCTTTCAGCACATAATACAGGTGAAGCCCTGTCCCGCTGTTTACAACAAAGGTTGCCTGGGGCAGAATATCCTTGTTCATCTGGTGCAGCGTGTCCCGGAGCTGGGGCATACCCACCCCATCCAAGTCAAAGACCAGGGCATAGAGATACCGGGCATTTTTGCCGCACCGCCGCCGTCCAAAATAGGAGATCGGGGACATAATCGTGAAATCGGTGTCTTGCAGCTCCCGCAGCTCGTCCAGCTCGTCAGTGACGGTACATCGTTTCGCTTTACCGTCCCCCTCGATCTGCAGGGCAATCCCGGTTGCCTTGTCAAC
The Clostridium facile genome window above contains:
- the erm(B) gene encoding 23S rRNA (adenine(2058)-N(6))-methyltransferase Erm(B), which codes for MNKNIKYSQNFLTSEKVLNQIIKQLNLKETDTVYEIGTGKGHLTTKLAKISKQVTSIELDSHLFNLSSEKLKLNTRVTLIHQDILQFQFPNKQRYKIVGNIPYHLSTQIIKKVVFESRASDIYLIVEEGFYKRTLDIHRTLGLLLHTQVSIQQLLKLPAECFHPKPKVNSVLIKLTRHTTDVPDKYWKLYTYFVSKWVNREYRQLFTKNQFHQAMKHAKVNNLSTITYEQVLSIFNSYLLFNGRK
- a CDS encoding 23S rRNA methyltransferase attenuation leader peptide, with protein sequence MLVFQMRNVDKTSTVLKQTKNSDYADK
- a CDS encoding type II toxin-antitoxin system YafQ family toxin; translated protein: MYNIRPTTKFQKDLKRVKKRGFDIPLLTDIIKKLAAGEPLPEKNRDHQLSGDYAGCRECHITPDWLLIYEVDGDELILYLTRTGSHSDLF
- a CDS encoding type II toxin-antitoxin system RelB/DinJ family antitoxin; the encoded protein is MANTNINIRMDADLKRQFEAFCADMGMTMTTAFNVFARKAVREYRIPFEISGDVPNAETVEAIKEVKRMKADPSLGKTYSNVDQMMEELLADV